One genomic window of Fusarium verticillioides 7600 chromosome 2, whole genome shotgun sequence includes the following:
- a CDS encoding hypothetical protein (At least one base has a quality score < 10): MGMLRAGPRDPDAFPAMQLFLLAIVRLAEPIALTSIFPYAWALVKSFEIGREEDASFYSGILISAFSLAEAVMGTYWGALSDRIGRKPVLIIGSLGTMISMLIVGVAPSFGVALFGRLLGGLLNGNIGVIQTMVGELVTKPEHEPRAYSMMPFVWSIGTIVGPSIVGSLFQRQPYLLPNIICAGLLLVSIVLGFLLLEETHPDMVQHVPTSEYHVSEETPLMMNNRMATEIEPQAYGAIETVEDSTDGSIGNWDTLCIENEKTAAAPIKIWNCRVVGFIVALSIFTYHSMTFDHLLPIFFEDSRVDAVEMFKQGSIFPFYSPGGLGMTPRDVGVILAIDGGIALFIQVFVFPWTVKMLGTYRLFLLVTVLHPIIYVLMPMLLLVPGSLLYPAIYGCLIIRNILSIILYPLLMILIKEATPAPSALGKVNGLAASAGAACRMIASPVAGFLWTVGTKSDCSALAWYGSAIVAILGAVQCFSVPRRRNEEPCEETSQVPNKQTVTVTETEFYDSP; this comes from the exons ATGGGTATGCTTCGCGCTGGTCCTCGTGACCCAGATGCATTCCCGGCCATgcagctcttcctcctgg CCATTGTCCGACTCGCTGAGCCTATCGCGTTAACGTCCATCTTCCCATACGCCTGGGCCCTTGTCAAAAGCTTCGAAATAGGCcgcgaagaagatgcttcGTTCTACTCTGGCATCCTTATATCCGCATTTTCGCTTGCTGAAGCTGTTATGGGAACGTATTGGGGCGCCCTGTCCGATCGTATCGGCCGCAAACCTGTTTTGATTATTGGATCTTTAGGTACAATGATCAGCATGCTGATAGTAGGAGTGGCTCCAAGCTTCGGTGTTGCCTTGTTTGGCCGTCTCCTTGGTGGTCTGCTTAATGGCAATATTGGTGTTATCCAAACCATGGTCGGCGAGCTGGTCACCAAACCTGAGCATGAGC CACGTGCATACTCTATGATGCCTTTTGTCTGGAGTATTGGAACCATTGTTGGTCCCTCTATCG TCGGCAGCCTCTTCCAGCGCCAACCTTACTTGCTGCCCAACATTATCTGCGCAGGATTGCTGCTCGTGAGCATTGTGCTCggtttcctcctcctcgaggaaACCCATCCCGACATGGTCCAGCACGTTCCTACCAGCGAATACCACGTCAGCGAGGAGACCCCCCTTATGATGAACAACCGAATGGCCACCGAGATTGAGCCACAGGCGTATGGTGCGATAGAGACAGTCGAGGATTCAACCGATGGCTCAATCGGGAACTGGGATACTCTCTGTATCGAAAATGAAAAgacagctgcagctcccatcaagatctggaatTGCCGTGTTGTTGGCTTCATTGTCGCCTTGTCAATCTTCACTTATCATTCCATGACGTTCGACCACTTGCTGCCCATATTCTTCGAAGACAGCCGTGTTGATGCTGTGGAGATGTTCAAACAGGGGTCTATCTTTCCTTTCTACTCGCCTGGTGGCCTGGGCATGACTCCACGCGATGTTGGTGTGATCTTGGCAATCGACGGCGGTATCGCTCTGTTTATCcaagtctttgtcttccCCTGGACTGTCAAGATGCTTGGAACCTATCGCCTTTTCCTGCTTGTCACTGTCCTCCACCCTATCATCTACGTGCTGATGCCCATGCTCCTCCTTGTTCCTGGGAGCCTTTTATACCCCGCTATCTACGGCTGTCTCATCATCCGCAACATTCTCTCCATTATACTATATCCTCTTCTTAtgatcctcatcaaggaggCTACACCAGCCCCAAGCGCTCTTGGAAAAGTGAACGGCTTGGCAGCAAGTGCTGGTGCTGCTTGCCGAATGATTGCTTCACCCGTCGCTGGATTCTTGTGGACGGTCGGTACCAAATCAGATTGCTCTGCCTTGGCCTGGTACGGTAGCGCTATTGTCGCTATTTTGGGAGCCGTTCAATGCTTCTCTGTTCCTCGCCGGCGCAATGAGGAGCCTTGTGAGGAAACCTCCCAGGTGCCTAACAAACAGACTGTCACGGTGACTGAGACCGAGTTTTATGACTCCCCATGA